One Alphaproteobacteria bacterium DNA window includes the following coding sequences:
- a CDS encoding helix-turn-helix transcriptional regulator — MSTHVNSPYMINTLFTLGENIKKYRLALDLSQEELADKCGFDRTYISMLERGKRNPSLINLIRLAEGLGINIAKLTHGCENGFKPRK, encoded by the coding sequence ACACGTTAATAGTCCATACATGATAAACACTCTTTTTACCCTTGGTGAAAACATAAAAAAGTATCGCCTCGCTCTTGATTTGTCTCAAGAGGAGTTGGCTGACAAATGCGGCTTTGATCGCACCTATATCAGCATGTTGGAAAGAGGAAAGAGGAATCCATCACTTATCAATCTTATTCGGCTGGCTGAAGGATTAGGAATCAATATAGCTAAATTAACGCATGGTTGTGAAAATGGCTTTAAACCCAGAAAATGA